A genome region from Chryseobacterium indicum includes the following:
- a CDS encoding pirin family protein, producing the protein MSNIGLIIEEKSADIGNFLVGRLLPFREKRAVGPFVFIDHMGPSDLKDYQNLDVPPHPHIGLSTLTYLLEGSIFHRDSIGSALEIKPGAVNWMTAGKGVVHSERTPEYLRHSDKRLHGFQIWVGLPKHLEQSEPTFHHIEADEIPVWEEDGIQYKLIAGEAFGKKSPVPVHSKLFFIEIKTKEAKKISIGKDLYGEAAMYVLDGTVSTDGNSYGSKQLMIAKNTQLCEFDMSENGTVYLFGGEPFEEERFIFWNFVNSEKELIDQAKVNWHDQNHDAFPLVPGDENEYVPLPKAILNRKP; encoded by the coding sequence ATGTCAAACATCGGACTTATTATAGAAGAAAAATCTGCGGACATCGGAAACTTTCTTGTGGGAAGATTATTGCCTTTCCGTGAAAAAAGAGCAGTCGGACCTTTCGTTTTTATCGATCATATGGGACCATCCGACTTAAAAGATTATCAGAATCTTGATGTTCCGCCGCATCCGCACATCGGGCTTTCAACATTAACGTATCTTCTGGAAGGATCTATTTTTCACAGAGACAGCATCGGAAGTGCTTTGGAAATAAAACCGGGAGCTGTAAACTGGATGACTGCCGGAAAAGGTGTGGTACACTCTGAAAGAACTCCGGAATACCTGCGGCATTCTGACAAAAGACTTCACGGATTCCAGATCTGGGTAGGGCTTCCGAAACATCTGGAACAGTCTGAACCCACATTCCACCACATTGAAGCAGATGAAATTCCGGTTTGGGAAGAAGACGGAATTCAGTATAAATTAATTGCAGGAGAAGCTTTTGGAAAAAAATCGCCGGTTCCGGTTCACAGTAAGCTGTTTTTTATTGAAATTAAAACCAAAGAAGCAAAAAAGATCAGCATCGGAAAAGATCTTTACGGAGAAGCTGCCATGTATGTTCTGGACGGAACTGTTTCTACTGACGGAAATTCTTACGGATCTAAGCAACTGATGATAGCTAAAAACACCCAACTCTGCGAATTTGACATGAGCGAAAACGGAACGGTTTATCTTTTCGGCGGCGAACCATTTGAAGAAGAGCGGTTTATATTCTGGAATTTTGTAAATTCCGAAAAAGAACTGATCGATCAGGCAAAAGTGAACTGGCACGACCAAAACCACGATGCTTTTCCTTTGGTTCCGGGGGATGAAAATGAATATGTACCGCTTCCGAAAGCTATTTTAAACAGAAAACCATAA
- a CDS encoding NADPH-dependent FMN reductase, protein MKILAFAGSTSSTSINRELVKFVLKDFKDEEINLIDLNDFDMPVFSVDREKKGFPEEAHHFLKAIEECDVIICSLAEHNRSYSAAFKNVFDWASRINVKVFQDKPMFLMSTSPGGYGGGNVMNTAKIFFPNFGADIKETFSLPKFYENFDLESGVINPEMLKELNNKVENFKNTIRK, encoded by the coding sequence ATGAAAATATTAGCATTTGCAGGAAGTACGTCTTCCACTTCCATCAACAGGGAACTTGTAAAATTTGTTCTAAAAGATTTTAAGGACGAAGAAATCAACCTGATTGATCTGAATGATTTTGATATGCCTGTTTTTTCCGTAGATCGTGAAAAGAAAGGCTTTCCGGAAGAAGCACACCACTTTTTGAAAGCGATAGAAGAATGTGATGTTATTATCTGTTCGCTAGCAGAACACAACAGATCGTACAGCGCCGCTTTTAAAAACGTTTTCGACTGGGCTTCAAGAATCAACGTGAAGGTTTTTCAGGACAAGCCGATGTTTCTGATGTCTACTTCTCCGGGAGGTTACGGCGGCGGAAATGTGATGAACACGGCAAAAATATTTTTCCCGAATTTCGGAGCGGATATCAAAGAAACTTTTTCGCTTCCTAAATTTTATGAAAATTTTGATCTGGAAAGCGGTGTCATTAATCCTGAAATGCTGAAAGAGCTGAACAATAAAGTGGAAAATTTCAAAAATACGATCCGCAAATAA